In one Cetobacterium ceti genomic region, the following are encoded:
- a CDS encoding M15 family metallopeptidase domain-containing protein has product MELKYKFSKTSISRMKGVDPRLIILITSYLALGKKDIGVSYGARTEEEQKYMLEHGKSKVSRSKHLLSKELLTTAKGFKLDVLEANAIDIVAYKNGKPVWEREYYKDIIQDMKNIAKFFKWENNINWGWDFKSLDDPYHISVKELNDGGIK; this is encoded by the coding sequence ATGGAATTAAAATACAAATTTTCAAAAACATCTATTTCTAGAATGAAAGGAGTTGATCCAAGATTAATAATTTTAATTACTTCATATCTCGCCCTGGGAAAAAAAGATATTGGAGTTTCATATGGTGCTAGAACTGAAGAAGAACAAAAATATATGTTAGAACATGGTAAATCTAAAGTTTCTAGAAGTAAACATCTTTTATCTAAAGAACTTTTAACTACTGCTAAAGGATTCAAATTAGATGTTTTAGAAGCTAATGCAATTGATATTGTTGCATATAAAAATGGAAAGCCAGTTTGGGAAAGGGAATATTATAAAGATATAATTCAAGATATGAAAAATATTGCAAAGTTTTTTAAATGGGAAAATAATATTAATTGGGGATGGGATTTTAAATCTTTAGATGATCCTTATCATATTTCTGTTAAGGAATTAAATGATGGAGGAATTAAATAA
- a CDS encoding PH domain-containing protein gives MTYDEILKRIKELGQVDTFGTKKEIKELPNILFPDETIEYLMSGFLNGNTWLITCTNKRVLFLDKGLLFGCKQLETPLEKINSIQSNKGLILGSITIWDGAGPMKIDKVQKYSLQPFVTAVNNAKEALKKSSTTHVVHHEEKKEDFIAQLEKLAELRERGIVTQEEFEAKKKQILNL, from the coding sequence ATGACTTATGATGAAATTTTAAAAAGGATAAAAGAACTTGGTCAAGTTGATACTTTTGGGACAAAAAAAGAAATTAAAGAACTACCTAATATTTTATTTCCTGATGAAACAATTGAATACTTAATGTCTGGTTTTTTAAATGGAAATACATGGTTAATAACATGCACTAATAAAAGAGTTTTGTTTCTAGATAAAGGGCTACTATTTGGATGCAAACAGTTAGAAACTCCATTAGAAAAAATAAATTCTATTCAATCAAACAAAGGATTAATTCTTGGTTCTATAACAATTTGGGATGGAGCGGGTCCAATGAAAATAGATAAAGTTCAAAAATATTCTTTGCAACCATTTGTAACAGCTGTCAATAATGCTAAAGAAGCACTTAAAAAAAGTTCTACAACTCATGTAGTTCATCATGAAGAGAAAAAAGAAGATTTTATAGCTCAATTGGAGAAGTTAGCAGAATTAAGAGAACGTGGAATTGTAACTCAAGAAGAATTTGAAGCTAAGAAAAAACAAATTTTAAATCTTTAA
- a CDS encoding Abi family protein has translation MKEYPFLTFEEQLNLFEKRGLKIKNRERALERISNINYYKLKEFAEPFATICEKTNDIKYENISFEGIVLRFYTDKNLRMYLLDAMEKVEVSLKTKIGYVLGKSTGEAGYLKFNNWCNKEEYCRHYLRDQQEEFKKRITNYLTSRQTMAISAFLKENKNRDIPIWMAMELLTFGDLIKMYELMSNKLRKEVASFYGLESKTFEKYLKNLKLIRNFSAHNGKIIDIKFKTIPPLKKDWIDLLDSEKNGIAITIFILKDLIYKINPNYGFGNIQSVLNKYINNKDIKAQSLGFNNKNVTKNFLFK, from the coding sequence ATGAAAGAATATCCATTTTTAACATTTGAAGAACAATTAAATTTATTTGAAAAAAGAGGATTAAAAATAAAAAACAGAGAACGTGCTCTTGAAAGAATTTCCAATATTAATTATTATAAATTGAAAGAATTTGCTGAACCATTTGCAACTATTTGTGAAAAAACAAATGATATTAAATATGAAAATATTTCTTTTGAAGGAATTGTTTTAAGATTCTATACAGATAAAAATTTGAGAATGTATCTTTTAGATGCAATGGAAAAAGTTGAAGTATCTTTAAAAACGAAAATAGGATATGTTTTAGGTAAATCTACTGGAGAAGCAGGATATCTTAAATTTAATAATTGGTGTAATAAAGAAGAATATTGTAGGCATTATTTGAGAGATCAACAAGAAGAATTTAAAAAAAGAATTACAAATTATTTAACTTCTAGACAAACAATGGCAATTTCAGCTTTTCTTAAAGAAAATAAAAATAGAGATATTCCAATTTGGATGGCTATGGAATTGCTAACATTTGGTGACTTAATTAAAATGTATGAACTTATGTCTAATAAATTGAGGAAAGAAGTTGCATCTTTTTATGGACTTGAATCTAAAACTTTTGAAAAGTATCTAAAAAATTTAAAATTAATTAGAAATTTTTCAGCTCATAATGGGAAAATAATAGATATTAAATTTAAAACAATTCCTCCACTAAAAAAAGATTGGATAGATTTACTAGATTCAGAAAAAAATGGAATTGCTATTACTATTTTTATTTTGAAAGATCTTATCTATAAAATAAATCCAAATTATGGTTTTGGAAATATTCAAAGCGTTTTAAATAAATATATTAATAATAAAGATATCAAAGCACAAAGTTTGGGATTTAATAATAAAAATGTTACAAAAAATTTTTTATTTAAATAG